Proteins encoded by one window of Yersinia massiliensis:
- a CDS encoding TfoX/Sxy family DNA transformation protein, with product MKNASENKIMQARDCFDFLGQITVRSQFGGYSLLANGIMFAVVSEGELYLRANDQVEGVFRARGMTNLVYAKRGAPILLRYYRVDTYLWDDERTLCHFAKRAYEEAKTEILSKKGPTVRLKDLPNLSASLERLLWRVGIKNASDLRLEGAKRCYLKLRALRGSLGINILLSLAGAISGYHYAALPLMIRVELIEWFEIHIGAMYETA from the coding sequence ATGAAAAACGCATCAGAAAACAAAATCATGCAAGCACGAGATTGTTTTGATTTTTTAGGTCAGATCACGGTCCGCTCACAATTTGGCGGCTATAGCCTATTGGCTAATGGGATTATGTTTGCGGTCGTTTCTGAGGGAGAACTGTATTTGCGGGCGAATGATCAGGTCGAGGGAGTCTTTCGTGCCAGAGGGATGACGAACCTTGTTTATGCCAAACGCGGAGCGCCGATCCTACTGCGCTATTACAGGGTGGATACTTATCTTTGGGATGACGAACGGACATTATGCCATTTTGCCAAGCGGGCTTACGAAGAAGCTAAAACTGAGATTTTAAGCAAAAAAGGGCCAACTGTTCGGCTGAAGGATTTACCTAATCTGAGCGCCAGCCTCGAACGCCTGTTATGGCGAGTCGGTATCAAAAATGCATCAGATTTACGCCTTGAAGGCGCAAAGCGGTGTTACCTTAAATTACGCGCTTTGCGAGGCTCGCTCGGGATAAACATATTATTGTCGCTAGCGGGGGCTATTAGTGGCTATCACTACGCTGCTCTGCCACTAATGATACGAGTTGAGCTGATTGAATGGTTTGAAATACACATCGGCGCAATGTATGAAACAGCCTGA
- the sulA gene encoding SOS-induced cell division inhibitor SulA — protein MRTQSLKPYQANYHSLVTSDAVERVDAPSDCGLISELVYSANQPAVTQLLLPLLQQLGKQARWLLWLTPQQKLSRLWLQQSGLPASKVVQVRQISPLSTVDAMEKALLTGNYSVVLGWLPELSDDDRARLHLAAKLGNTYGFVMHPLNDTKTVQGQCATLKIHSSLYH, from the coding sequence ATGCGCACTCAATCACTTAAACCTTATCAAGCTAATTATCATTCTCTTGTTACCAGCGATGCCGTGGAAAGAGTTGATGCACCATCAGATTGTGGTCTTATCAGTGAACTTGTGTACAGTGCAAACCAGCCTGCAGTAACCCAGTTATTGCTTCCTTTATTACAACAACTCGGTAAACAAGCTCGGTGGCTTTTATGGTTAACACCACAACAGAAATTGAGTCGTTTGTGGTTACAACAGTCCGGCCTACCCGCAAGTAAAGTCGTTCAAGTAAGACAAATCAGCCCATTATCGACTGTCGATGCGATGGAAAAAGCATTATTGACGGGAAATTACAGTGTCGTACTGGGTTGGTTACCTGAGTTATCAGATGATGATCGTGCTCGTTTACATTTAGCGGCAAAGCTAGGAAATACTTACGGGTTTGTTATGCATCCGCTAAATGACACAAAAACGGTTCAAGGACAGTGCGCAACGTTAAAAATTCATTCTTCTTTGTATCATTAA
- the ompA gene encoding porin OmpA, translating to MKKTAIALAVALAGFATVAQAAPKDNTWYTGGKLGWSQFQDTGSIINNDGPTHKDQVGAGAFLGYQANQYLGFEMGYDWLGRMPYKGDTNNGAFKAQGVQLAAKLSYPVAQDLDVYTRLGGLVWRADASGYNAATDTRATAHDTGVSPLVALGAEYAWTKNWATRMEYQWVSNIGDKATVGARPDNGLLSVGVSYRFGQDDVAAPVVAPAPAPAPVVDTKRFTLKSDVLFAFNKSTLKPEGQQALDQLYAQLSSIDPKDGSVVVLGFADRIGQPAPNLALSQRRADSVRDYLVSKGIPADKITARGEGQANPVTGNTCDNVKPRAALIECLAPDRRVEIEVKGYKEVVTQPQA from the coding sequence ATGAAAAAGACAGCTATCGCATTAGCAGTGGCACTGGCAGGTTTCGCTACAGTAGCGCAAGCCGCACCGAAAGATAACACCTGGTACACCGGTGGTAAACTGGGCTGGTCTCAGTTCCAAGACACGGGTTCCATCATTAATAATGACGGCCCAACTCATAAAGACCAAGTCGGTGCTGGTGCGTTCTTGGGTTACCAAGCAAACCAATACCTGGGCTTTGAAATGGGTTACGACTGGCTTGGCCGTATGCCTTACAAAGGCGACACTAACAATGGCGCTTTCAAAGCACAAGGCGTTCAGTTAGCTGCTAAACTGAGCTACCCTGTAGCACAAGATCTGGACGTTTACACTCGTCTGGGTGGTCTGGTATGGCGTGCAGACGCTAGCGGTTATAACGCTGCTACCGATACACGCGCTACAGCGCACGACACTGGTGTTTCTCCACTGGTTGCTCTGGGTGCAGAATACGCTTGGACCAAAAACTGGGCAACCCGTATGGAATACCAATGGGTTAGCAACATCGGTGATAAAGCTACCGTTGGTGCTCGTCCAGACAACGGTCTGCTGAGTGTTGGTGTTTCTTACCGTTTCGGTCAGGATGATGTAGCAGCACCAGTAGTTGCTCCAGCTCCAGCGCCAGCGCCAGTTGTTGATACTAAGCGTTTCACGCTGAAATCTGACGTACTGTTCGCTTTCAACAAGTCAACGTTGAAACCAGAAGGCCAGCAAGCTCTGGACCAACTGTACGCACAGCTGAGCTCTATCGATCCTAAAGACGGTTCTGTTGTGGTTCTGGGCTTTGCTGACCGTATCGGTCAACCAGCTCCTAACTTAGCTTTGTCTCAGCGTCGTGCTGACAGCGTGCGTGATTACCTGGTTTCTAAAGGTATCCCTGCTGACAAAATCACCGCTCGCGGTGAAGGCCAAGCAAACCCAGTTACAGGCAACACTTGTGACAACGTGAAACCACGTGCTGCTCTGATCGAGTGCCTGGCACCAGATCGTCGCGTAGAGATCGAAGTTAAAGGCTACAAAGAAGTTGTAACTCAGCCACAGGCTTAA
- the matP gene encoding macrodomain Ter protein MatP: MKYQQLENLESGWKWAYLVKKHREGEAITRHIENSAASDAVEQLMKLESEPVKVLEWIDAHMNLRLTTRMKQTIRARRKRHFNAEHQHTRKKSIDLEFLVWQRLAALARRRGNTLSETVVQLIEDAERKEKYANQMSSLKQDLQDILGKEK, encoded by the coding sequence ATGAAATATCAACAACTGGAAAATCTAGAAAGTGGTTGGAAATGGGCATATTTGGTCAAAAAACACCGCGAAGGTGAGGCCATTACCCGACACATCGAAAACAGTGCTGCCTCAGATGCTGTGGAGCAACTGATGAAGCTGGAAAGTGAGCCAGTGAAGGTGTTGGAGTGGATTGATGCTCATATGAATCTGCGACTCACCACGCGAATGAAGCAAACTATCCGCGCCAGGCGCAAGCGGCATTTTAACGCAGAGCATCAGCATACTCGAAAAAAATCAATCGACTTGGAATTTCTGGTTTGGCAACGCTTAGCTGCTCTCGCTCGTCGTCGTGGTAATACGCTTTCGGAGACAGTTGTTCAGTTAATTGAAGATGCTGAGCGTAAAGAGAAATACGCTAACCAGATGTCATCGCTGAAGCAGGACTTACAGGATATTTTGGGTAAAGAGAAATAA